The window AGATCGGCGCGCTCGAACGCGTCGGCGGCTTTGCCGGCAAGGGCGCGACGCTCGCCGAGGGCATGGTCTATTCGGGCGATCCCGCCTTCTACAAGACACGCCTCGAAGCCATGGCCGCACTCACACCCGAAAAGGTGCGTGCCGTCCTTGCCAAGTGGCTCTCGCGCCCGGTCTTCAAGCTCGCCACCGTACCCGGTGAGCGCACGCTCGATGGCGGCGCGCTGGGCGGTTGGGGCGATGAGGACACGACCCCGGCTCCCGCTCCCGACGACAAGGCCCCCGCCCCCGAACTGGCCCCGGCGCCCGAACGCACCGCGCCCCCGCTCGGCACCATCGGCGATCTCGCCTTCCCCACGCTCGAACACGCCACGCTTTCGAACGGCGTGCCCGTCACCCTCGCGCGCCGCACCGCGGTCCCCAAGCTGCAGCTGACCATCGAGTTCGATGCGGGCACGTCTGCCGACGCGCTCGACACGCCCGGCACCCAGGCGCTCATGCTCGACATGCTCGATGAGGGCGCGAACGGCCTTGATGCGACCCAGCTGGCCGAAGCGCAGGAGCGCATCGGCGCGTCCATCCAGACCGGCGCCAGCACCGATGCCAGCGTGCTCAACCTCGTCGCGCTGAGCGACAACCTCGCCCCCTCGCTCGATCTCGCCGCCGGGATCCTGCTGCACCCGACCTTTGCCCCTGAGGACGTCGCGCGCCTCAAGGCAACCCGGCAGGCCGAACTGTCGCAGGCGCTCAGCTCCCCCAATTCGCTGGCCCAGCGCACCCTTGGCGCCGCGCTCTACGGCACCCACCCCTATGCCCAGCCCAGCGATGGCCTGGGGGACGCCGCTTCGCTCGCCGCACTGACGCCGCAGGACCTCAAGGCCGCGCACGCCAAGTGGCTGCGCCCGGATCTGGCCCGCATCACGGTGGTGGGCGATGTGACGATGGCCGAGCTGAAACCGCTCCTCGAACGCGCCTTTGGCGGCTGGACGGCGCCCGCGACCCCGGCGCCCGTCAAGCACCTCGACGCGGCCACCCCGCAGGCGCGCGCGCGCATCCTGCTGGTCGACCGGCCCAATTCGCCCCAGTCGGTGATCATGGCGGGCCGCGTCCTGCCCATGGACGGCACCGCGAAGAACGGCGAGGCGCTCGACCTCGCCAACGACGTGCTAGGCGGCGGCTTCCTCTCGCGCCTCAACGCCGACATCCGTGAGGACAAGGGCTGGAGCTACGGCGTCAACTCGGGAGTCACGAAGAACGAAGGCCCCCGCGCCCTGCTCGTGCGCGCGCCCGTCCAGGCCGACCGCACCGGCGATGCCATCGCCGCGATCCGCGCCGACATGGCCGCGCTTCCCGGCGAAAAGCCGGTCACAGCCGAAGAACTCCAGCGCGTCACCGAAGGCGCGATCCGGGGCCTTCCCAACCAGTTCGAGACCAACGCCGCGGTCGATGGCGCGATCCGCATGAACCAGCGCCTCGGTCGCCCCGAGGACTACTACGCGACGCTCGCGCAGACCTACCGGGGCATCGACGCCGCGGATATCGGCAAGGCCGCGCAGGCCTACCTGCAACCGGACGAACTGACCTTCGTTGTCGTCGGTGACCGTACCGTGGTCGAGCCGCAACTCGAAAGCCTGGGCCTGCCGATCGAGGTCATGCCCGCCCCGTCCACAGCCACGGACAGCGAATAAGCGATCAGGGAGAGAACACGATGTCGGTAGCCGGACGCTACGAATGCACCACGAAGACGCCGATGGGCACGCAGAAGGGCGTGCTCACCATCGTGCCCGAAGGCGACACCTTCACCGGCACGATCGCGGGCGACCTTGGCGCCATGGAGCTTGAGAACGGCACCATTTCGGGCACCACCATCGCCTGGAAGATGACGATGACCTCGCCGATGAAGATCGACCTCGACTGCAAGGCCAGCATCGAAGGCGACGACCTCACCGGCACGATCAAGGCCGGCTTCTTCGGCACGATGGAGCTGAAAGGCACCCGGATCGGCTGACGTTGCAATCAAGGGGGCAGCCAAGGCCACGACATGATCGGCATCCCGGACAGCCCCCGGGCATTTCTTTAGTTAACAGGCTAAAAATATTCTTGCGCGAATCCGTGCCAGGAAATAGTGATCTTGCGGGCAATCCGGGTGGAACAGGGAACACACCGGGCTCCCCGGGAGATACGTTACCTTGCCATCATCGCTATTCGGGAAGGCGTTGGCCGCCTTCCTTCTGGCCTCGCTGCCCCAGACCGGCGGCGATGAGGCCATGTCCGGGTCCACGCCGACGACAGAAGCGCCGCCCGCCTGCACGCTCCATGTCTGGCCCTCCTCGGGGCTGCGTTCCAGCTACCATGGGTGGTTCCACGGCGGGCTCGTGGATGGCGCCGTGGATGGCCGCAAGGGCTATCGGCAGTTGCCTGAGGAACCGCTCACCGCGAAACACCAAGCCGACCTGCTGCGGGAACTGCCTCTTGGCGATCTGATCGCGGCCGAGGGCACGCCCTACCTCGTGACCGTTCACGAGGAGGCCCTGCCCAGCCGGATCGTGCGCCAGGCCCGTACGCCCGTGCAGGCCGACGCGGGTGACTGCCACGCCGAGCTCTTCGTCGATGACATCTTCTTCCAGGAGGACATCGTCAACGGGCGTTTCATCAAGGCCCTGTTCCGCTTCCGCCGCTTCGATGGCGGGGCCATGACGCGCCAGTTCGGCACGTTCACGCAGGCCCGCCTGACCGCCTTTCCCGCTTCGGCACCCGGCGAGGAAGATGCCGCCCGCCGCGATCTCGACGCGACCTATGCCGCCACCGTGCGCGAATTCGCCGCCGCCCTGAACGCGCCTGCGCCCAAGCGGCGCTGATATATCCACGGGGTCCTTCCGCCCCGAAATTGCCTACCCACCCTACAATCTGGAGGTTCCATGAAGTCCTTTCGTCTTCTCGTGTGTGTGTGCCTCGCCAGCGCGTCCGCACCTGCCCTTGTCCACGCGCAGGACCTGACCGATGAGGCGGCCGCTGTGCCGTCCGAAGCCACGCCTGCCGCCGCTCCAGCGGCGCCGCACGAGGGCCTTCTTCCCAGCGTGGCCGCCGATGGCTGCGAACTGCATATCTGGCCCGCCGAACGGATGAACTCGGTGACAACCGGCCTCCTTGGCGGGGGCCTGCTCGATGCCGCGCTTCATTCCGGCAAGGACGCCAGCAACAAGTCGCTGCTCGCCAGCGCGCTCGACAGCCAGAGCCAGCTCGACGCGCTGCTCGCGCTGGACCTGCGCGAGGAACTGGCGCTTTCGGCGGGGACGACGTTCGTGGTCCACGACGAGCCGCTCGAACGCAAGACGATGAACAAGGTCAAGACCCGCCGCTCGGATTCGCAGGCCGCCTGCTATTCCGAACTCATCGTCGCGGACGTGTTCTACCAGAAGGCCGCGATCTACGGACGCTCGCTCAAGACCCTGTTCATGCTGCGCAAGTTCGACGCTGCGCAGAAGATCGCCTTTGAATACAAGGCCTGGGGCGGCAACGGCCTCAAGCTCTTCCCCCCCAAGGAAGGCGAGGACACGATCGCCGCGCTCGACGAACTGGTCGGCGTGTTCAAGGCCAACTTCAGCGAATACGCGAAGAACGAGCGCACGACGGCAGCCGCGCGCGTCGCTACCAAATAAGGGGCTAGCTCTGCTCCCATGAAAAAGCCCCGGCGGATCGCTCCGCCGGGGCTTTTCGTGTTCGTCGGGTCGAAAGATCAGCCGAGCTTGGCTTTCAGGATCTCGTTCACGACCTGCGGGTTGCCCTTGCCCTTCATGGCCTTCATCGTCTGGCCGACGAAGAAGCCGAAGAGCGCGACCTTGCCGCCCTTGTACTGTTCGACCTTGTCGGCGTTGGCGGCGAGGATCTTGTCGACCTCGGCCTCGATGGCGCCGGTGTCGGACTCCTGCTTGAGGCCTTCGCGCTCGACGATGGCTTCGGCTTCGTCGCCAGTATCGAGCATGATCTCGAGGACCTGCTTGGCGGCCGAGCCCGAGATCGTGCCCTTGGCGATGAGCGCCAGAAGATCGCCGCCCTTTTCAGGGGTTACGGGCGATTCCTCAAGGCTCGTGCCCAGCTTGTTGAGCGCGCCGAACAGTTCCGAGATCAGCCAGTTGGCGGCCTGCTTCGAGACCTCAGCGGGTGCCTTGCCCGAAGCCTTGGCGGTTTCGGCCAGCAGGCGCTCGAACCACCTGGCGGTGTCGACGTCGGCGGTCAGCACCTGTGCGTTGTAGGCCGAAAGACCCAGCTCGTTCTCGTAGCGCGCCTTCTTCGCATCGGGCAGCTCGGGCAGCGAGTTGCGGCAATCCTCGAGG is drawn from Novosphingobium decolorationis and contains these coding sequences:
- a CDS encoding M16 family metallopeptidase, yielding MRIGTRASLGALAAALLVTSLAQQPLAARDRSEASAPAATPGAATPEELVAKVDIPFESFQLENGLTTIVHTDRKAPIVGVTAYYKVGSKNEPRGRTGFAHLYEHLFFGGSANVPNFDIPLEAAGSTPTNGSTWYDRTNYVETVPTGALDLALFMESDRMGYLLPAVSQEKLDQQRGVVQNEKRQGDNQPYGLEDYVISEGLLPVGHPYRHSTIGSMADLDAASLTDVRAWFTDHYGPNNVVLVLSGDIDAKTARPMVQKWFGAIPRGPAIHPVTAGAVTLEKSASRDITDQVPVLRLTRTWTGPGLNDPDAPALEIGMHILGGLASSRLDNALVRGQELAVGVTAGAQTYEAMSQLSMAMMVKPGVERAKAEAAFDAVLATYLKEGPSKDELKRAVVSTLSNEIGALERVGGFAGKGATLAEGMVYSGDPAFYKTRLEAMAALTPEKVRAVLAKWLSRPVFKLATVPGERTLDGGALGGWGDEDTTPAPAPDDKAPAPELAPAPERTAPPLGTIGDLAFPTLEHATLSNGVPVTLARRTAVPKLQLTIEFDAGTSADALDTPGTQALMLDMLDEGANGLDATQLAEAQERIGASIQTGASTDASVLNLVALSDNLAPSLDLAAGILLHPTFAPEDVARLKATRQAELSQALSSPNSLAQRTLGAALYGTHPYAQPSDGLGDAASLAALTPQDLKAAHAKWLRPDLARITVVGDVTMAELKPLLERAFGGWTAPATPAPVKHLDAATPQARARILLVDRPNSPQSVIMAGRVLPMDGTAKNGEALDLANDVLGGGFLSRLNADIREDKGWSYGVNSGVTKNEGPRALLVRAPVQADRTGDAIAAIRADMAALPGEKPVTAEELQRVTEGAIRGLPNQFETNAAVDGAIRMNQRLGRPEDYYATLAQTYRGIDAADIGKAAQAYLQPDELTFVVVGDRTVVEPQLESLGLPIEVMPAPSTATDSE